ACTAGATGTGCTCCGTAAAGGAAGCCCTCCGATAATGAACGTtgcagcaagagagacgCGGGGCAGCAAAGCGAAGCCACAACGACAAAGTTGTGCGCTCTTCTTCGCTCATCTGCCCGCGTGCGCTCCGGCGAGAAGTGCCCCAATCTTGCGCGCTGGAGAGACATCGGGGCCCGCGTATATGCACCACCAGAGGAGGAGTGTGGGAGGGCCTGATATCATTTAGCGCCACGAAAATGCGTCTTTCCTGCGTCTATCACCCAaacgaaggagagagagagaaacaccCCTCACCCGCTACAAAACGGAAAAACGAGAAGCATGCGAACACCCCCAAACGCCTCCAAatgcacgcagcagcagcagcagcagcagcaccggcagagATAAAAGACGTCCACTGAAGTCGTGCGTACCGAGGAaggcaggagagagcgagaggtgaGCATAGCGATGCAGCGAGCAGAGGGAAACGCTGGGACGTACACGCCCAGGGTAAAGAAGACGAGCGGCtcaaggagagggaggggagggcagcCAGCAGGTGCGCCAGCGTGTCGGAACAAAAAAAGCGAAGGTAACGCGAAAAAGCGGAGCATGTCCCACTGTTGGCCCAACCCACCCACACGTCGAATAAAAAGGATGTGTGCCACACAGCCCTCTTCATCGCCGTGCATCGCCGTCCCCCACTCCACCGGTCGCCTACACGTACTCCCTTCCCGTCTTCCGTGCCTCTCATCCGACGCGGTGACGGACCTGCACGGGAGGACAGAAAAAAGGAGTGCGCGAGTGCGTAAATGGGGCCGGTGCTACCGAAACATGGGTTCGCCCGAAGGGGCAGTATCGGCGACGTCCGGAAAGCCAAGTGGCGCGTGAAGGAGAAAAGCAAAGGCGCagtggcagaggaggcgggacGACATCGCGGACAGACAACACAGCAGAGGTGAACGGCCCCTCCATCCATTAACCGCCGCCAATCCTTTCgtcaacaacaacaaaaagaaaacctcgctcctgcgcgtggcagcggtagcacagagagcgagaggaaaAATGAAAAAGGCAACGGAGTGTCCGCCCAACGCTCCATGCGCGAAGAAacaaggagagggggcgggcggggaggggaggggaggaacagacacacacagacgcacaggaGCGCACAGCAACAAAAGCAAGACGACACTTCTAAGAAAAGTAATACAGCGTTAATGTGGTCCACTTCGAGTGTCAACACACGCATGAGCCACAGTGCCCTCCCTTTACGTGGATGAATATCACACGAAGAAGCTGTAGTAGATCGTCGTAATAGTGCCAAAGACAACTGCAATGACACCCGCCACCACGAGGAAGTACGTCGCCAGCCAGTGCCAGATGCCCACAGATGCCATACTCCAGTTGCCGCTGTACATCCAAAAGTACGCAGGGAAGATGAAGCCGATGAACCCGCCGCACAGGGAGCCCACCAAACCAAAGGCCGTGTTGATGCTCGGGATGAACAGACCGCACACAAGGATGGCGACAGCCATGGTGAGAATCACGATGGTGTGCTTCCAGTACGGCACCGTGTCCAAATCCCAGTTCAGGCAGTGGTAGACGAAGTTTCGGCACGGCAGCATGTTCATCgcaaaggcggcgcagatTTTGATCAGCATGCCAATGTACGCGATCATCATGTACGGCTGATTCACAGGGTCAAAGTTGTACAGGATGGAGTCCTGCGTATCGTCCGCGAAGTCAAAGTAGCCAAACACGCCAGTGATGATGTACAGCACCATGCACACCGTCATCGAGATCGCACTCGCAATCGTCAGCTGGCTCACAGACGGGCGAGGGCGCTGCTCGAAATACACTGACCCCGTCACAGCCTGGCacagaaacgaaaaaacGAAGATGGACAATCCGTAAACCGCTTTGTTACCGCTGGTGAAGTACTTCATGTCACCGCGCATGCCCTCCTTCAGCCCATGCATGCTCGAGTGCACCACAATGGTGACAACGAAATACAGCACCATGGAGACACCGATTGCGGAGACGTAGCGGATGCTGTTCACGCGCTTCGGAATCACGACGGGCACCATGAACACGAGCCATACCAAGCTCGTGATCAGGCGGTTGCCGGA
This genomic stretch from Leishmania mexicana MHOM/GT/2001/U1103 complete genome, chromosome 30 harbors:
- a CDS encoding amino acid permease 3, whose translation is MSKPNEPVPAQVEGEVLSDSLMDGNAANAVTKYPSGEHDSHPLKRGNLTDSSSHNGNGADAAKPERNIIFRFTGWLIPYGGVISNCFSLGSVTLGGGIISMPSSFAMSGIIMSVIYLVVITAATVYTMTLLGYAMKATGCKTFEELSLVLFGRGWDYFVGFVLWLSCFGTAVAYISAVSSLITPILEKSPGTPAYLLTTSGNRLITSLVWLVFMVPVVIPKRVNSIRYVSAIGVSMVLYFVVTIVVHSSMHGLKEGMRGDMKYFTSGNKAVYGLSIFVFSFLCQAVTGSVYFEQRPRPSVSQLTIASAISMTVCMVLYIITGVFGYFDFADDTQDSILYNFDPVNQPYMMIAYIGMLIKICAAFAMNMLPCRNFVYHCLNWDLDTVPYWKHTIVILTMAVAILVCGLFIPSINTAFGLVGSLCGGFIGFIFPAYFWMYSGNWSMASVGIWHWLATYFLVVAGVIAVVFGTITTIYYSFFV